A single window of Acidobacteriota bacterium DNA harbors:
- a CDS encoding alpha/beta hydrolase, translating into MEVCLGNLRKHGEAPFTVVVIHGGPGAAGEMAPVARELAAERGVLEPMQTATSLEGQVEELRVVLEQNGDLPVTLIGFSWGAWLSFIFAAKHPDFVKKLILVGSGPYEEKYASGIQDTRLDRLTDKEKAELESVLRILDNPASEDRTAAFARFGALFSKADAYAPLEDESEAIDYQVDVFQSVWRDAAELRRSGKLLALGRLVRCPVVAIHGAYDPHPAEGVEKPLSAILPSFGFFLLKNCGHRPWIERQARKRFFDILRTEI; encoded by the coding sequence ATGGAGGTTTGTCTGGGAAACCTGAGAAAACACGGGGAGGCACCGTTTACGGTGGTCGTTATCCACGGTGGCCCGGGTGCGGCGGGGGAGATGGCTCCGGTGGCGCGCGAGCTTGCAGCCGAGCGGGGAGTTCTGGAACCGATGCAGACCGCAACCTCTCTTGAAGGGCAGGTTGAAGAGTTACGTGTAGTTCTGGAGCAAAACGGAGACCTTCCCGTCACTCTGATTGGTTTCTCCTGGGGCGCCTGGCTCAGTTTCATATTTGCCGCTAAGCATCCCGATTTCGTCAAGAAACTGATACTCGTTGGAAGCGGCCCCTATGAAGAAAAATATGCTTCAGGAATTCAAGACACCAGATTAGACCGTCTAACCGACAAGGAGAAGGCCGAGTTGGAGTCGGTTCTCAGGATTCTGGATAACCCGGCATCGGAAGACAGGACTGCGGCCTTCGCGCGGTTTGGAGCTCTGTTCTCAAAAGCAGATGCATACGCTCCGTTGGAGGATGAATCCGAGGCCATTGATTACCAGGTCGATGTTTTTCAGAGTGTGTGGCGGGATGCCGCGGAGTTGAGACGAAGCGGCAAGCTTTTGGCTCTCGGTAGACTTGTCAGGTGCCCGGTGGTGGCGATTCACGGTGCCTATGATCCGCATCCAGCCGAGGGAGTCGAGAAACCACTGTCGGCTATTCTCCCGAGCTTTGGATTTTTCCTGCTCAAGAACTGTGGGCACAGGCCCTGGATAGAACGTCAGGCGAGAAAACGGTTCTTCGATATTCTGAGGACGGAGATATGA
- a CDS encoding SLC13 family permease: MNDEDDRGQPFGYRRLLGLVGGLVAALIFLFVDLDPANPLVSRTAAVAALMAIWWITEAIPIPATALLPVALFPLLGVMPGREVAGTYFNNIIFLFIGGFIMALAMQRWELHRRIALRVILLIGGGPKKIILGFMLATAFLSMWISNTATTMMMVPIALAVTLKFDESSDRSTGKFATGLLIAVAYAASVGGLATLIGTPPNAAFVQIFAISFPGAPEIGFARWFVFGLPCSLVMLSFTWLVVTTMFVPRGLSKIGERAAFRQEYRRLGRMSYEEKLVLILFTLMALAWLSRNDLTIGAFTLPGWSSLMPVPSFIDDGTIAIAVSLLLFVIPSRSRPGERLIDWATASRLHWGIVLLFGGGFALAGGFKESGLSQWLAGQLTGLESVPPVVMVGSICGMLTFLTELTSNTATTQMILPLLASLALAIHVNPLLLMIPATLSASCAFMLPVATPPNAIVFGSGRVRMVDMVRVGLIMNLIGIVLLTTLIYVLGLFVFSIDLSTMPVWAGG; the protein is encoded by the coding sequence ATGAATGATGAAGATGACAGAGGACAGCCCTTCGGATACAGACGACTCCTGGGTCTGGTCGGCGGGCTGGTCGCAGCGCTGATCTTTCTCTTTGTCGATCTTGATCCCGCCAACCCCCTGGTCAGCCGCACGGCGGCCGTGGCGGCCCTGATGGCGATATGGTGGATCACGGAAGCGATCCCGATCCCGGCCACGGCGCTCCTGCCGGTGGCGCTTTTCCCCCTGCTGGGCGTCATGCCGGGCCGCGAGGTGGCGGGCACGTATTTCAACAATATCATTTTCCTGTTCATTGGCGGATTCATAATGGCGCTGGCGATGCAGCGCTGGGAACTGCATCGCCGCATTGCCTTGCGCGTTATCCTGCTGATCGGCGGGGGCCCGAAGAAGATCATTCTCGGGTTCATGCTCGCCACGGCATTTCTCTCGATGTGGATTTCGAACACCGCCACCACCATGATGATGGTCCCGATCGCGCTGGCCGTAACGCTCAAATTCGATGAATCATCCGACAGGTCGACGGGCAAGTTCGCGACCGGTCTGCTGATCGCCGTCGCCTACGCGGCCTCTGTCGGCGGCCTGGCGACCCTCATCGGTACCCCTCCCAACGCCGCTTTCGTTCAGATTTTCGCAATCAGCTTTCCGGGCGCTCCTGAAATAGGTTTTGCCCGCTGGTTTGTTTTCGGCCTGCCGTGCAGCCTGGTTATGTTGTCTTTCACCTGGCTGGTCGTGACAACCATGTTCGTGCCGCGCGGCCTGTCGAAAATCGGCGAGCGCGCCGCGTTCCGCCAGGAGTACCGACGTCTCGGTCGAATGAGTTATGAAGAGAAACTGGTGCTGATTCTCTTTACGCTCATGGCGCTGGCCTGGCTGAGCCGAAACGACCTCACTATCGGCGCCTTCACTCTGCCCGGCTGGTCATCGCTGATGCCGGTACCGTCGTTTATCGATGACGGCACTATCGCCATCGCCGTATCGCTGCTGCTGTTCGTCATTCCGTCGCGTTCCCGACCGGGCGAGCGGCTGATCGACTGGGCGACGGCATCGCGCCTGCACTGGGGCATAGTGCTGCTGTTCGGGGGGGGCTTTGCCCTGGCCGGAGGCTTCAAGGAGTCGGGACTTTCGCAGTGGCTCGCGGGGCAACTGACCGGGCTGGAGTCGGTCCCGCCGGTGGTAATGGTCGGATCGATCTGCGGCATGCTGACCTTCTTGACCGAACTGACGTCTAATACAGCCACAACTCAGATGATCCTGCCACTGCTGGCGTCGCTGGCTCTCGCGATCCATGTCAATCCGCTTCTGCTGATGATCCCGGCTACGTTGTCGGCCTCGTGCGCCTTCATGCTGCCGGTGGCGACACCGCCGAACGCCATTGTGTTCGGCAGCGGCCGCGTTCGGATGGTCGACATGGTACGGGTCGGCCTCATCATGAATCTGATCGGCATTGTTCTGCTGACAACACTTATCTACGTGCTCGGCCTGTTCGTATTCAGCATCGATCTGTCGACCATGCCTGTCTGGGCCGGGGGATAG
- a CDS encoding methyltransferase domain-containing protein, translating into MRVPYSRTLMNDITEAARLIKEMNEYYEKHAPWHDECMGYKSNADMEKLLHPVIKTLESHIRGKDVLEVACGTGNWTQVLARRARSVLAVDVSPAALSIARTKLSAYENVSLAVADAYTLDEVAGTFDLVFAADWWSHIPKSMIPSLVETVTGKLGRGSRAVFLDMCMREHFEHEPCYFDADGNRVSLRRLADGSEYRVVKNFPSRDELLEVLRPYARNVRYEEFVSLKRWAVTFESP; encoded by the coding sequence ATGCGAGTGCCATACTCCAGGACGCTTATGAACGATATCACTGAAGCTGCACGCCTGATCAAGGAGATGAACGAGTATTACGAGAAGCACGCACCGTGGCATGATGAGTGCATGGGGTACAAGTCGAATGCCGACATGGAGAAACTTCTGCACCCGGTGATCAAAACCCTGGAAAGTCACATTCGCGGCAAGGACGTCCTGGAAGTCGCGTGCGGGACCGGTAATTGGACACAGGTTCTGGCCCGGCGTGCGCGCTCCGTGCTGGCCGTTGACGTAAGCCCCGCAGCATTGTCAATTGCGCGAACCAAACTGTCTGCATACGAGAACGTCTCCCTGGCCGTAGCCGACGCGTATACTCTTGACGAAGTGGCCGGCACCTTCGATCTGGTCTTTGCAGCCGATTGGTGGTCGCATATTCCCAAAAGCATGATTCCTTCCCTTGTGGAGACGGTTACCGGGAAGCTGGGCCGTGGCTCGCGGGCGGTGTTTCTGGATATGTGCATGAGGGAACATTTCGAACACGAGCCGTGCTACTTTGACGCTGACGGCAACCGCGTGAGTCTCCGCAGGCTGGCTGACGGCTCAGAGTACCGGGTGGTGAAGAACTTCCCCTCAAGGGATGAGCTTTTGGAGGTCCTGAGACCATACGCAAGAAACGTGAGGTATGAGGAGTTTGTGTCGCTGAAAAGGTGGGCGGTTACGTTTGAGTCGCCCTGA